Proteins co-encoded in one Gossypium arboreum isolate Shixiya-1 chromosome 11, ASM2569848v2, whole genome shotgun sequence genomic window:
- the LOC108473910 gene encoding receptor-like protein kinase FERONIA isoform X1, giving the protein MGFCFHTLPSFSEVLKEIKSKLRPTKSNALNTRRLALPEEFCCRFSLADIKAATNNFHKNMIIAEGDTGFIFGGKINDGFYAIKRLRPTSDSHLPLLELRYGVKFLSQLHHPNIISLLGYCDEKEEMIHVYEYANNGSLYDNLHAENHDPIPWKRRLEICISVARALHYLHTGAKFVLIHRDVSSKNILLDDQWTSKLCNFSFCKRGPHSMSRDPISIEIESDIAYTSAFIAPEVAISGRVSHKTDVFSFGVVLFEVLCCRRIFDAELEIHQRFLYRWACKCIENGTIYSIIDPYLKGKIAPQCLKKFLEIAYSCVQFEENKRPTMGEVEVTLELALESQKQAESEMESTNPQGEFMCEEVSLSCTL; this is encoded by the coding sequence ATGGGTTTTTGTTTTCACACTCTTCCATCTTTCTCTGAAGTTTTGAAGGAGATCAAATCCAAACTAAGACCAACAAAATCCAATGCTCTTAATACAAGGCGTTTAGCACTTCCAGAGGAATTTTGTTGTCGATTTTCACTAGCCGACATCAAAGCTGCTACCAACAACTTCCATAAGAACATGATTATAGCTGAAGGTGATACAGGATTTATATTTGGAGGGAAGATCAATGATGGATTCTATGCTATCAAACGCTTGAGGCCAACCTCTGATTCACATTTACCACTCCTGGAATTGAGATATGGGGTGAAGTTTCTCAGCCAGTTGCACCACCCCAACATCATATCTCTCCTCGGTTACTGCGACGAGAAAGAAGAGATGATCCATGTGTATGAATACGCAAACAATGGGAGCCTCTATGATAATCTCCATGCTGAAAATCACGATCCAATCCCATGGAAGCGAAGGCTGGAGATATGCATCAGCGTAGCTCGAGCTTTACATTACCTTCATACGGGAGCGAAGTTTGTGCTAATCCACCGGGATGTCAGTAGCAAGAACATCCTTTTGGACGACCAATGGACTTCAAAACTTTGCAATTTCAGTTTCTGCAAGAGGGGGCCCCATAGCATGTCAAGGGATccaatttccattgaaatagaATCAGATATAGCTTATACTTCTGCATTCATAGCTCCGGAGGTAGCAATCAGTGGCAGGGTATCACATAAAACTGATGTTTTTTCATTTGGGGTAGTTTTATTTGAAGTTCTATGTTGTAGACGCATATTTGATGCAGAACTGGAGATTCATCAAAGATTTCTATATCGTTGGGCATGTAAATGCATCGAGAATGGAACAATTTACAGTATAATCGATCCATATCTCAAGGGAAAGATAGCTCCACAGTGTTTGAAGAAATTCTTGGAGATTGCTTATAGTTGTGTCCAGTTTGAAGAAAACAAAAGGCCTACCATGGGTGAGGTGGAGGTGACATTGGAGCTAGCATTAGAGTCGCAGAAGCAAGCAGAGTCCGAAATGGAGAGTACAAATCCACAAGGTGAGTTTATGTGTGAGGAAGTATCATTATCATGTACCCTCTAA
- the LOC108473910 gene encoding receptor-like protein kinase FERONIA isoform X2, with the protein MIIAEGDTGFIFGGKINDGFYAIKRLRPTSDSHLPLLELRYGVKFLSQLHHPNIISLLGYCDEKEEMIHVYEYANNGSLYDNLHAENHDPIPWKRRLEICISVARALHYLHTGAKFVLIHRDVSSKNILLDDQWTSKLCNFSFCKRGPHSMSRDPISIEIESDIAYTSAFIAPEVAISGRVSHKTDVFSFGVVLFEVLCCRRIFDAELEIHQRFLYRWACKCIENGTIYSIIDPYLKGKIAPQCLKKFLEIAYSCVQFEENKRPTMGEVEVTLELALESQKQAESEMESTNPQGEFMCEEVSLSCTL; encoded by the coding sequence ATGATTATAGCTGAAGGTGATACAGGATTTATATTTGGAGGGAAGATCAATGATGGATTCTATGCTATCAAACGCTTGAGGCCAACCTCTGATTCACATTTACCACTCCTGGAATTGAGATATGGGGTGAAGTTTCTCAGCCAGTTGCACCACCCCAACATCATATCTCTCCTCGGTTACTGCGACGAGAAAGAAGAGATGATCCATGTGTATGAATACGCAAACAATGGGAGCCTCTATGATAATCTCCATGCTGAAAATCACGATCCAATCCCATGGAAGCGAAGGCTGGAGATATGCATCAGCGTAGCTCGAGCTTTACATTACCTTCATACGGGAGCGAAGTTTGTGCTAATCCACCGGGATGTCAGTAGCAAGAACATCCTTTTGGACGACCAATGGACTTCAAAACTTTGCAATTTCAGTTTCTGCAAGAGGGGGCCCCATAGCATGTCAAGGGATccaatttccattgaaatagaATCAGATATAGCTTATACTTCTGCATTCATAGCTCCGGAGGTAGCAATCAGTGGCAGGGTATCACATAAAACTGATGTTTTTTCATTTGGGGTAGTTTTATTTGAAGTTCTATGTTGTAGACGCATATTTGATGCAGAACTGGAGATTCATCAAAGATTTCTATATCGTTGGGCATGTAAATGCATCGAGAATGGAACAATTTACAGTATAATCGATCCATATCTCAAGGGAAAGATAGCTCCACAGTGTTTGAAGAAATTCTTGGAGATTGCTTATAGTTGTGTCCAGTTTGAAGAAAACAAAAGGCCTACCATGGGTGAGGTGGAGGTGACATTGGAGCTAGCATTAGAGTCGCAGAAGCAAGCAGAGTCCGAAATGGAGAGTACAAATCCACAAGGTGAGTTTATGTGTGAGGAAGTATCATTATCATGTACCCTCTAA
- the LOC108473908 gene encoding putative disease resistance protein At1g50180, with the protein MAESVVSFLVERLGELLIEEAAQLLGVNKKVKQLQIELKRMQCFLKDADKRLDEEESVKNWVSEIREAAYDVEDVIDNYIVKFASKKGGTIRNSIIHRKELHNLASEIEKIKSRITDLTRSLQTYGITARKEGEGSRILSERQRQLRWSYSHIVEEHIVGFEENIKELMVKLIHEEERCRVVSICGMGGLGKTTLAKTLYHHADIRRHFEAFAWAYISQQCRPRDVWEGILLKLINPSKEEKEEILRMRDEELAKKLYKVQQEKKCLIVIDDIWTSEAWETLFPAFPDETTVGSKILLTTRNRKVASHADQNGFLHEPECLNEEQSWELFQLKAFPRKDKSGFVVEKDMENLGREMVGSCAGLPLAIIVLGGLLATKETVNEWDKVHRNIKLHLARSKESGRQAKLSEVLALSYHELPYQLKPCFLHLSQFPEDFEIPTKKLVRQWVAEGFISSQNEVEVDERHETVEEVAQGYLHDMINRSMVQVGVKGSTGTIKTCRLHDLMRDLCLSKAKQENFMHIIGSLPSSTYSRPTPVSKIRRCAIHLDQNNQDPGLPEYQKNPNLRSLFFFRPKKHRIHNERLLKSVFDKFKLLKVLDLEGIKGLEEKLPEDIGFLVQMRFLSLKKTRIRELPTSLVNLVGLQTLNLQTIDKVSWESTVQVPNILWKMAQLRHLYLPKWCGDVTGNLQLACLSNLQTLVNFPANKCNVRDLLLLTNLRKLVLNDPRHFESFVQIFESPNKILPYLTSLSLKTDLLSFPDTVVDLRKLLLGCPRLCKLHVEGRIKNLPRDNEFPSSLTKLTLWGSRLVEDPMEALGKLPHLKYLSGWELFMGKKMTCSRNSFPQLKTLLLRGLSNFEEWKIEEGAMPTLSRLGISDCYKLKMVPDGLRLVTTLREVEIRWMSRAFKSSIEEDGEDFYKVQHVPSIVFLN; encoded by the exons ATGGCTGAATCTGTGGTGTCTTTTCTTGTGGAAAGGCTCGGAGAGCTATTAATTGAGGAGGCTGCACAGTTATTGGGGGTTAACAAAAAAGTCAAGCAGTTGCAAATTGAACTAAAGCGGATGCAGTGCTTCCTCAAAGATGCAGACAAAAGACTAGATGAAGAAGAAAGTGTTAAAAACTGGGTTTCAGAGATAAGGGAGGCTGCTTATGATGTTGAAGATGTGATTGACAATTATATTGTTAAATTTGCATCCAAGAAAGGTGGGACAATCAGAAACTCGATTATCCACAGAAAGGAACTTCATAATCTTGCATCAGAGATTGAAAAAATCAAATCTAGAATCACTGACCTGACCAGAAGTTTGCAGACCTATGGAATAACAGCAAGAAAAGAAGGCGAAGGGTCTAGAATTTTATCAGAGAGGCAAAGGCAGCTGAGATGGTCTTATTCCCATATTGTGGAAGAGCATATTGTTGGGTTTGAAGAAAACATAAAGGAACTGATGGTGAAGTTAATTCATGAAGAAGAACGTTGCCGTGTTGTGTCTATCTGTGGGATGGGAGGTCTTGGGAAGACCACCCTAGCAAAGACCTTATACCATCATGCAGATATTAGGAGACACTTTGAGGCTTTTGCTTGGGCTTATATTTCTCAACAATGCAGACCAAGAGATGTTTGGGAAGGAATTCTGCTGAAATTGATCAACCCATCAAAGGAGGAGAAGGAAGAAATTTTGAGAATGAGGGATGAGGAATTAGCAAAGAAGCTTTACAAAGTTCAGCAAGAGAAGAAATGTTTGATTGTGATTGATGATATTTGGACCAGTGAGGCGTGGGAGACTTTATTCCCTGCTTTCCCTGATGAAACAACTGTTGGTAGCAAAATATTGCTCACAACCCGCAATAGGAAAGTAGCTTCGCATGCTGATCAGAATGGATTCCTTCATGAACCAGAGTGTTTAAATGAAGAACAGAGTTGGGAGCTATTCCAATTGAAAGCATTTCCAAGGAAAGACAAATCAG GCTTTGTAGTTGAAAAAGATATGGAGAATTTAGGGAGGGAAATGGTGGGAAGTTGTGCAGGTCTACCGCTGGCAATCATTGTGCTTGGTGGACTTTTGGCAACGAAAGAAACAGTGAATGAGTGGGATAAGGTGCACAGAAATATCAAGTTACACTTGGCAAGATCAAAAGAGAGTGGACGACAAGCTAAACTATCTGAGGTATTGGCTTTAAGTTACCATGAATTACCTTACCAACTGAAACCATGCTTCTTGCATTTGAGCCAGTTTCCAGAAGATTTtgaaataccaaccaagaaattAGTTCGGCAATGGGTTGCAGAAGGCTTTATATCCTCACAGAATGAAGTAGAAGTAGATGAAAGGCATGAAACCGTGGAGGAAGTTGCACAGGGCTACTTACATGACATGATAAATAGGTCGATGGTTCAAGTGGGAGTGAAGGGTTCAACAGGAACCATAAAAACTTGTCGCCTGCATGACCTTATGCGTGATTTATGCTTGTCAAAGGCCAAACAAGAAAATTTTATGCATATTATTGGTTCTCTCCCATCTTCTACGTATTCTAGACCAACACCTGTAAGCAAGATCCGTAGATGTGCTATCCATTTGGATCAAAACAACCAAGATCCTGGTTTGCCAGAATACCAGAAAAACCCTAACCTTAGGTCCTTATTCTTTTTCCGTCCAAAAAAACATAGAATACATAATGAGCGCCTTTTGAAATCTGTGTTTGACAAATTCAAATTGCTTAAAGTGTTGGATCTTGAAGGAATTAAAGGACTTGAGGAGAAATTACCTGAAGATATAGGATTTCTTGTTCAGATGAGATTTTTAAGTCTGAAGAAAACACGTATAAGAGAATTGCCGACATCTTTGGTCAATCTGGTTGGCTTGCAGACTCTGAACTTGCAAACAATTGATAAAGTGTCATGGGAATCAACTGTACAAGTGCCTAATATTTTATGGAAGATGGCGCAGTTGAGACATCTATATCTTCCTAAGTGGTGCGGGGATGTTACAGGTAATTTACAGTTGGCCTGTCTGAGCAATTTGCAGACTCTTGTAAATTTTCCTGCTAATAAATGTAATGTTAGGGATCTCCTCCTATTAACCAACCTCCGAAAACTTGTTCTAAATGACCCTAGACACTTTGAATCATTTGTCCAAATCTTTGAATCTCCAAATAAGATATTGCCATACCTGACGTCCCTGTCCTTAAAAACTGACCTCCTTTCCTTTCCGGATACAGTAGTTGATTTAAGGAAACTACTATTAGGCTGTCCACGTCTTTGCAAGCTGCATGTAGAAGGAAGAATAAAGAACTTACCCCGAGATAATGAATTCCCTTCATCTCTCACCAAGTTAACTTTATGGGGATCTAGACTTGTTGAAGATCCAATGGAAGCGCTTGGGAAGCTGCCTCACTTAAAGTACTTAAGTGGATGGGAATTATTCATGGGAAAGAAAATGACTTGCTCTAGGAACAGTTTCCCCCAACTAAAAACGTTACTTCTTCGTGGGTTGTCCAATTTTGAGGAGTGGAAGATTGAAGAAGGAGCTATGCCTACTCTTAGTCGTTTGGGTATTTCTGATTGCTACAAGCTGAAGATGGTTCCAGATGGACTGAGGCTTGTCACTACCCTCCGGGAAGTAGAGATTAGGTGGATGTCAAGAGCATTCAAAAGTAGTATTGAGGAAGATGGGGAAGATTTCTACAAAGTCCAACATGTGCCTTCCATTGTATTTTTGAACTGA
- the LOC108470886 gene encoding receptor-like protein kinase FERONIA, protein MRHRFCSLLSFFASKKKFPQLELPEDICRQFSVAQIKAATNNFHPDSIIGTSYFGSIVYKGTMDDGTIVAVRRCGGSSGGGASELQFNEVQLLCQLRHPHLVSLIGFCLSEKEMFVVLEYMSRGSLAHAIYGKDHVPLAWKHRLHICIGAARGLHYLHAGAKRAVIHHNIKSSNIFLDEEWCSKLSDFGLSKLLPLSTSKALTRIDTDHAVGTCGYMAPEHRVRLLKEKSDVLSFGIVLYEVLFGRPQYDSTLPEEKQYLLDWAMESLSQGTIYHAIDPYLKGRIAPECLNKYLEIASSCVHHKGNLRPAMGEVDVTLELALELQERADSEMSIYPYGECIYEEALFSGFVWKFLGLDSHNFSEITNDSSDSESNNCNNNS, encoded by the coding sequence ATGAGGCATCGTTTCTGTTCTCTGCTAAGCTTCTTCGCTTCAAAGAAAAAATTTCCTCAGTTAGAACTTCCGGAGGATATATGCCGTCAATTTTCAGTAGCCCAGATCAAAGCCGCGACCAACAATTTCCATCCAGACTCCATTATTGGTACAAGTTACTTCGGGAGTATTGTTTATAAAGGGACAATGGATGATGGAACCATTGTTGCTGTGAGACGCTGCGGAGGCAGTTCAGGAGGAGGAGCAAGTGAGTTACAATTTAATGAGGTACAGTTGCTTTGCCAGTTGCGCCACCCGCATCTCGTCTCTCTTATCGGGTTCTGCCTTTCGGAAAAGGAGATGTTCGTTGTGTTAGAGTACATGAGCAGAGGGTCACTCGCTCATGCTATCTACGGGAAGGATCATGTTCCACTGGCTTGGAAACATAGGCTGCACATATGTATCGGTGCAGCACGTGGATTACATTACCTTCACGCTGGAGCCAAGCGTGCTGTAATCCACCATAACATCAAGAGCTCAAACATATTTTTAGATGAAGAATGGTGTTCTAAACTTTCAGATTTTGGATTGTCCAAACTGCTTCCTCTTAGCACGTCAAAAGCCTTGACAAGAATCGACACAGATCATGCGGTGGGAACTTGTGGATATATGGCCCCAGAGCATCGCGTGCGTTTACTGAAAGAAAAATCCGACGTCTTATCATTTGGGATTGTTTTGTACGAAGTTCTTTTTGGCAGACCACAATATGATAGCACACTACCTGAGGAGAAACAATATCTGCTTGATTGGGCCATGGAATCCCTAAGCCAAGGAACCATTTATCATGCCATTGACCCATATCTCAAGGGAAGGATAGCTCCAGAATGTTTGAACAAGTATTTGGAAATCGCTTCTAGTTGTGTCCACCATAAAGGAAATTTAAGACCAGCAATGGGCGAGGTGGATGTCACACTAGAGCTTGCCTTGGAGCTGCAAGAGAGAGCAGATTCCGAAATGAGCATCTATCCTTACGGTGAATGTATATATGAAGAAGCATTGTTTTCTGGCTTTGTTTGGAAATTTTTGGGTCTTGATAGCCATAATTTTTCTGAAATTACTAACGACTCATCAGATTCTGAGAGCAATAATTGCAACAATAATAGTTAA